The DNA sequence GCGCCGCCTCTGGGCCAAGGCGCTCAAGCACCGCTACGGCGCCGACGAGCGCAGCCAGATGCTCAAGTACCACATCCAGACCAGCGGCCGCAGCCTCCACGCGCAGGAGATCGACTTCAACGACATCCGCACCACGTTGCAGGCGCTGTACGCCATCTACGACAACTGCAACTCGCTCCACACGAACGCCTACGACGAGGCCATCACCACGCCCACCGAGGAGAGCGTGCGCCGCGCCATGGCCATCCAGCTCATCATCAACAAGGAGCTCGGCCTGGCCAAGAACGAGAACCCGTTGCAGGGCAGCTTCATCATCGAAGAGCTCACCGATCTGGTGGAAGAGGCCGTGCTCACCGAGTTCGACCGCATCACCGAACGCGGCGGCGTACTCGGCGCCATGGAGACCATGTACCAGCGCAGCCGTATCCAGGAGGAAAGCCTCTACTACGAGACGCTGAAGCACACCGGCGAATACCCGATCATCGGCGTGAACACCTTCCTCAGCAGCAAGGGCTCACCCACCATCCTGCCGAAGGAGGTGATCCGCGCCACCGAGGAGGAGAAGGAAGCGCAGATCGCCACGGTGGAGAACCTGCGCGCGGCCTACAGCGAGGAAGCGTCGAAGGCGATCAAGGACCTGCAGCAAGCCGCCATAAGGAATGAGAATATGTTTGAGGTCCTCATGGAAGCCACGAAGTACTGTTCGCTTGGACAGCTCACTGCTGCTATGTTTGAGGTTGGCGGACAGTACAGAAGGAATATGTGATGAGGAGCATGCTGAGCAAAGCGAAGTCCCGCCGTAGCGACCGTGGCCGAGGTACGAGGCCTACGGACGCTAGAGCGGGATTCGCCGTGCTCATGGAAGCGTGCAAGTACTGCTCACTAGGGCAGCTCACCGAGGCGATGTTCGAGGTGGGGGGGCAGTATCGGAGGAACATGTAAGTGATGAAGTACTCACGATCGGGCACTGACGAGAGGAACTTCAGTTGGTTCAGAAATGATCCATCCAGGGCCTCTTTGCACAGAATTGAGCTGACACAGGGCAGGATACGAGGGCTTGACCCGTGCAGAATCGATTTTGAATACCCCATTTCGGCCTTCGCTGGAAGAAACGGTTCCGGCAAGTCGACAATCTTGGCAATAGCAGCGTGCGCTTATCATAGCCGAGCAGAAGCCTTTAAGCTTCCTCATAGGAGGACACCTTACTATACGTTCTCGGACTTCTTCGTGCAGTCGGCAGAAGAGGTATATCCCGAAGGCATTGAGATTCGGTACTCCATGTTCTACAACCGATGGAAGAAGACCGCCGCAATGCCTGATGGAGTGGGTGTGGGATGGCAACGCCGATGGAAAGGGAATGGCGGGAAGTGGAATGACTATGCGAGTCGGCTGAATAGAACAGTCATTCACTTTGGGATCGACCGAGTGGTGCCACATTACGAACGTAGCGCATACATCTCCAGTAGAGGCAAGTTCACGCTGGCAAAGCCGGCTGGTTGGGAGGACCAGGTGCGGGAGATTGCGAGCAGAATCCTTGGAAGGAACTATACCAGCATTGAGTACAAGTCATATCTCAAGTACAGGTTGCCCATCGTTGGAGTCGGTGACTATGTGTATTCAGGGTTCAACATGGGTGCGGGGGAGAATGCCGTCTTCGAGTTACTCACTGCAATCTTCTCGTGCGGGGAAGGCATGCTCATCACGGTTGATGAGATTGAACTGGGTTTGCATGAAGAAGCACAGACAAGGTTCATCAATGAGTTGAAGGAGCTTTGCTCGCAGAGAAAGATCCAAATCATATGCACAACCCACTCATCCGTGGTGATGAAGTGCTTGCCACCGGAGGCTCGATTCTATGTTGAGAGCCTGACGCACTCAACAATCGTCACGAAGGCCATTAGTCATAGATATGCGGCTGGCAAGATGGCCGGCGAGAACAGTGCTGAAATTGACTTGTTCGTTGAAGATGACATTGCGAGGACTTTGGTTGGTCTCAGCCTGACCAATGCGGTTAGAAGTCGTTCAAATGTTCTACCTATTGGCTCGGATTCCGCAATCGTGAGGCAGATGGCAGCACGGTTCAAGAACCTGAAGGAGGGCGAGTTTTATGCCATACTTGATGGTGACAAGGAAGCTCTGCATTCTACCCTCCGCACCAACTTCCTGAAGCTGCTTGAAACAGTCACCGACAAGAAAGCGGCTGAGAGCTGGTTCGATGAAAGAGTCAGTTATTTGCCGGGAGGAACTACCCCGGAGAAGTGGTTGGTTGAGGTAGGTTTTGACAAGGCTGGTGACAAGATTGCGGAGGCTCTTTCTGTCGATGAGGCAACAATGGAGCAGATTGCTTCCATAGGCAAGAATGCAGCTGCGCACCGAGAATTCTATGAGATTGGGAGATTACTGAACGTGGACAGCAGTGCAGTGGTTCAGGTATTTACCGCAGCTGTGAAACAGGAGATTCGAACCACGCTGGAGCCAATCGAAGTGCGAGTACGACAACTGATTGATAACTGATGCTGAGTTACGTTGAAGAGATGAACCGGCTTCTGCGGCCGCGTCACGATGAAGAGGCTGTGGTGCTGGACCTTTTCGCGGGCTGCGGTGGCTTGGCCTTGGGTTTCGAGGCCGCTGGCTACAAGACCATCGGCTTCGAGATGAACGGACCGGCGGCTATGAGCTACCGCCACAACCTGGGCAGTGAGTGCTACGCCGTGAAACTTGAGGTAGGTTTCGACTTTCCACAAGCCGACATAGTGATCGGTGGGCCGCCGTGCCAACCATTCAGTGTGGGCGGTAATCAGCGCGGGATCGAAGATGCTCGCGACGGCTTCCCCATCTTTATTGATGCGGTGAAACGGCTTCAACCTAAGGTCTTCATGTTCGAGAACGTCCGTGGCTTGCTGTATGCCAATAAGTGGTACTTCGAGCTTATCCTGGATGAGTTCGCCAAACTAGGCTACCTCGTGGATTACAAGCTCCTGAACGCTGTACACCATGGTGTTCCCCAGAACCGCGAGCGGCTCTTTGTTGTGGGCCATCGGTCGGAGTTCCACTTCCCGGCCAAACAGAAGCATAAGATCACAGTAGGTGAGGCCATCGGCGACCTGATGCACACAGCTCCACCCGAGAGCAAGTTCTTGAACGCTGCTATGGATGCTTATGTTGCCAAGTACGAGAAGGCCTCGCATTGCATCAACCCACGCGACCTCTACGCTGACCGTCCGGCGCGCACGCTCACCTGCCGCAATCTCGCAGGCGCTACCGGCGACATGCACCGGGTGCGTTTGCAGGATGGCCGACGCCGTCGCGTTATCGTTAGAGAGGCAGCTCGTCTTCAGAGTTTCCCCGACCACTTCGAGTTCAAGGGCAACGAAACGCAGCAGTTCAACCAGATCGGAAACGCTGTACCTCCTATGCTGGCCTACCACATGGCCCAAGCGATCAAGGCGTGCTACGACCTTCCTGCTGAAGATGCCAAAGTGATCAAGCGGAGCAATGTGAAGGCGAACCGTGAGCTAACGTTGTTCTGATGAAAGACTATCTGGCCAAGGCGAAGAAGACGCCGAAGACGAAGCAGCGGATCA is a window from the Flavobacteriales bacterium genome containing:
- a CDS encoding ATP-binding protein, which translates into the protein MKYSRSGTDERNFSWFRNDPSRASLHRIELTQGRIRGLDPCRIDFEYPISAFAGRNGSGKSTILAIAACAYHSRAEAFKLPHRRTPYYTFSDFFVQSAEEVYPEGIEIRYSMFYNRWKKTAAMPDGVGVGWQRRWKGNGGKWNDYASRLNRTVIHFGIDRVVPHYERSAYISSRGKFTLAKPAGWEDQVREIASRILGRNYTSIEYKSYLKYRLPIVGVGDYVYSGFNMGAGENAVFELLTAIFSCGEGMLITVDEIELGLHEEAQTRFINELKELCSQRKIQIICTTHSSVVMKCLPPEARFYVESLTHSTIVTKAISHRYAAGKMAGENSAEIDLFVEDDIARTLVGLSLTNAVRSRSNVLPIGSDSAIVRQMAARFKNLKEGEFYAILDGDKEALHSTLRTNFLKLLETVTDKKAAESWFDERVSYLPGGTTPEKWLVEVGFDKAGDKIAEALSVDEATMEQIASIGKNAAAHREFYEIGRLLNVDSSAVVQVFTAAVKQEIRTTLEPIEVRVRQLIDN
- a CDS encoding DNA cytosine methyltransferase → MNRLLRPRHDEEAVVLDLFAGCGGLALGFEAAGYKTIGFEMNGPAAMSYRHNLGSECYAVKLEVGFDFPQADIVIGGPPCQPFSVGGNQRGIEDARDGFPIFIDAVKRLQPKVFMFENVRGLLYANKWYFELILDEFAKLGYLVDYKLLNAVHHGVPQNRERLFVVGHRSEFHFPAKQKHKITVGEAIGDLMHTAPPESKFLNAAMDAYVAKYEKASHCINPRDLYADRPARTLTCRNLAGATGDMHRVRLQDGRRRRVIVREAARLQSFPDHFEFKGNETQQFNQIGNAVPPMLAYHMAQAIKACYDLPAEDAKVIKRSNVKANRELTLF